A genomic window from Silene latifolia isolate original U9 population chromosome Y, ASM4854445v1, whole genome shotgun sequence includes:
- the LOC141628521 gene encoding uncharacterized protein LOC141628521, with translation MLPGYDAGNWTAQTTYSPAAYYDWLKGRKPTVTWYKWLWNEHVIPKHQFIGWLYAHGALRTRDKLIKYRLDVDDRCLLCEQDAECIDHLLCECVYSRRVIQSISQKMQISFPVTNMIDCCTQRTCTKLQQGIQAALMWGVVYHIWQQRNKSNMEGILIRPKRLADQVIEEVKAILRGRDYKVITKTDLD, from the coding sequence ATGCTCCCTGGTTATGATGCTGGCAACTGGACTGCACAGACTACCTACTCTCCTGCTGCCTATTATGATTGGCTAAAGGGGAGAAAGCCAACTGTTACATGGTATAAATGGCTTTGGAATGAGCATGTGATACCAAAGCATCAATTCATAGGCTGGTTATATGCACATGGAGCCTTGAGAACAAGGGATAAGTTGATTAAATATAGACTGGATGTTGATGATAGGTGCCTTCTTTGTGAGCAGGATGCTGAATGCATAGATCATCTGTTGTGTGAATGTGTGTACAGTAGGAGAGTCATACAATCCATCAGTCAGAAGATGCAGATAAGTTTTCCTGTCACTAATATGATTGACTGCTGTACACAGAGGACATGCACGAAATTGCAGCAAGGGATACAGGCAGCATTGATGTGGGGAGTGGTATATCATATTTGGCAGCAGAGGAATAAAAGCAACATGGAAGGAATCCTGATAAGGCCTAAGAGATTAGCAGACCAAGTCATTGAAGAAGTGAAAGCTATATTACGAGGAAGGGATTACAAAGTTATAACTAAGACGGATTTAGATTAG